A stretch of the Panicum virgatum strain AP13 chromosome 9N, P.virgatum_v5, whole genome shotgun sequence genome encodes the following:
- the LOC120690653 gene encoding zinc finger RNA-binding protein-like gives MQRSSASAFPTIIFEEALWREMEYRKRLERTHPHLLVALNGAPEWQKEVGTDSISDDFRRKLAPDSTVPQQQSSFSCSAVQRQTAWYPIKKKVKVPHLPSQILQCPRPNVVPSFWCKICKVDCVTEFNFGAHIGGKKHKAKKLEILGNRNTGRPGRQCSGIRNPVQNSHAVSGSRNSESNVSSSIVSASCDLSSGSRTNGIEETGCTAPPTSSMDFTEV, from the exons ATGCAGAGATCCAGTGCATCGGCCTTTCCTACTATTATCTTTGAGGAAGCTCTTTGGAGAGAAATGGAGTATCGTAAGAGATTGGAGAGGACTCACCCTCATCTGCTGGTTGCCCTCAATGGAGCCCCTGAGTGGCAGAAA GAGGTTGGTACAGATTCAATATCTGATGATTTTAGGAGAAAGTTAGCCCCAGATAGCACTGTACCTCAACAGCAGTCTAGTTTTAGTTGCTCTGCTGTACAGAGACAGACAGCTTGGTACCCCATCAAGAAAAAAGTGAAAGTTCCACATCTTCCTTCCCAGATTTTGCAATGCCCCAGACCAAACGTGGTACCTTCTTTTTGGTGCAAAATTTGCAAGGTTGATTGTGTTACTGAATTCAATTTCGGTGCCCACATTGGAGGGAAAAAACATAAGGCTAAAAAGCTGGAGATTCTTGGAAATCGGAACACTGGAAGACCTGGCCGTCAATGTTCAGGTATCAGGAACCCTGTACAAAATAGCCATGCAGTCTCTGGAAGCAGAAACAGTGAATCAAATGTGTCTAGTAGCATTGTTTCTGCAAGCTGTGATCTGTCCTCTGGAAGCAGGACTAATGGAATAGAAGAAACCGGATGCACTGCCCCACCAACGAGCAGCATGGATTTCACTGAAGTCTGA
- the LOC120687621 gene encoding flotillin-like protein 2: MASFRVADASEYLAITGWGIDDVKLAKKAWVWVGQQCKKFDITPVNYEFEVHAMSSEKLPFILPAVFTIGPKIADDGTHGASLLLYAKLIAPHDKNSSHVRELVKGVIEGETRVLAASMTMEEIFQGTKSFKQAVFENVQLELNQFGLYIYNANVKQLVDVPGQEYFSYLGQKTQQGAVNQAKVDVAEARMRGAVGAKEREGTTLQKAAEVDAQTKVFRVRQEAIGIKEQAKVEAEVKVFENEREAVVAAAKADLATKKAAWDRQTKVAEVEADKAVAIREAELQMEVERKNALRLTEKLKAEQLSKATVQYDTQVQDSNAALYSRQKAAEAKLYEQQKAAEARKAQADAQFFEQKLAEDAKLYAKKKEAESLATVGKAKADYVASMLQALGGNYHALRDYLMIDGGLYQEMARINAGAVSGMQPKISIWTNGSDGAGGDLAAGGAGPSGGAAMQQVAGVYKMLPPLLSTVHEQTGMLPPAWMGALPPKEEAN; encoded by the exons ATGGCGAGCTTCAGGGTCGCCGACGCCTCCGAGTACCTGGCCATCACGGGCTGGGGCATCGACGACGTGAAGCTCGCGAAGAAGGCGTGGGTGTGGGTCGGCCAGCAGTGCAAGAAGTTCGACATCACGCCCGTCAACTACGAGTTCGAGGTCCACGCCATGAGCTCCGAGAAGCTGCCCTTCATCCTCCCCGCCGTCTTCACCATCGGGCCCAAGATCGCCGACGACGGCACCCACGGGGCCTCCCTGCTGCTCTACGCCAAGCTCATCGCGCCGCACGACAAGAACTCGTCCCACGTCCGCGAGCTCGTCAAGGGCGTCATCGAGGGTGAGACGCGCGTGCTCGCCGCCTCCATGACCATGGAGGAGATCTTCCAGGGCACCAAGTCGTTCAAGCAGGCCGTCTTCGAGAACGTCCAGCTCGAGCTCAACCAGTTCGGCCTCTACATCTACAACGCCAACGTCAAGCAGCTCGTCGACGTCCCCGGCCAGGAGTACTTCTCGTACCTCGGCCAGAAGACGCAGCAGGGCGCCGTGAACCAGGCCAAGGTCGACGTCGCCGAGGCGCGGATGCGCGGCGCCGTCGGCGCCAAGGAGCGGGAGGGGACCACGCTGCAGAAGGCGGCCGAGGTGGACGCGCAGACCAAGGTCTTCCGCGTGCGCCAGGAGGCCATCGGGATCAAGGAGCAGGCCAAGGTGGAGGCTGAGGTCAAGGTGTTCGAGAACGAGCGGGAGGCCGTCGTCGCCGCGGCCAAGGCCGACCTCGCCACCAAGAAGGCCGCGTGGGACAGGCAGACCAAGGTGGCCGAGGTCGAGGCGGACAAGGCCGTCGCCATCCGCGAGGCCGAGCTGCAGATGGAGGTCGAGCGGAAGAACGCGCTGCGCCTCACCGAGAAGCTCAAGGCCGAGCAGCTCAGCAAGGCCACCGTGCAGTACGACACGCAG GTGCAAGACTCGAACGCGGCGCTGTACAGCCGGCAGAAGGCCGCGGAGGCGAAGCTGtacgagcagcagaaggccgcgGAGGCGCGCAAGGCGCAGGCGGACGCGCAGTTCTTCGAGCAGAAGCTGGCCGAGGACGCCAAGCTGTACGCCAAAAAGAAGGAGGCGGAGTCGCTGGCCACGGTGGGCAAGGCCAAGGCCGACTACGTGGCGTCGATGCTCCAGGCGCTGGGGGGCAACTACCACGCGCTGCGCGACTACCTGATGATCGACGGCGGGCTGTACCAGGAGATGGCGCGCATCAACGCCGGCGCCGTGAGCGGCATGCAGCCCAAGATCAGCATCTGGACCAACGGCTCggacggcgcgggcggcgacctCGCGGCCGGAGGCGCCggccccagcggcggcgccgcgatgCAGCAGGTGGCCGGGGTGTACAAgatgctgccgccgctgctgtcGACCGTGCACGAGCAGACGGGCATGCTGCCGCCGGCGTGGATGGGCGCGCTGCCGCCCAAGGAGGAGGCCAACTGA